The Phycisphaerae bacterium RAS1 genome includes a region encoding these proteins:
- the hisS gene encoding Histidine--tRNA ligase, with protein sequence MKIQTPPGMRDFYPADMRLQTWLLDQWRSVSRCFGFEEYEGPIFESLDLYKIKSGEGIVSELFNFTDRGERQFAIRPEMTPTLARMVAARAGALPRPIKWFSLPRMCRAEKPQRGRLREFFQWNVDTIGSDDPLCDAEVIAAAVEFLRRCGLSGDDVVVELNSRPIAAARLESLGVAAGGLTQAFDLLDRHEKLGAEEFARQWNAAFAAGGAPVERIEPEFLRDAARPIGIEEFASATEGDESPGSSGESLDAARRAFRELWAGLGRLGVAEYCRISPKLARGLAYYTGAVFEIRDRRRRFRAIAGGGRYDSLVSLLGGPQLSGVGFGMGDAVILELLKDLGKLPELADQLDVFFIDADESLFPTVLELASHARRAGLRADFSLKRQALGKQFKQADGRGAALAVVVGSEYAEGRLTVKRLKTGEQWSMAVEQFRDNPRSAMGLAGGQLAT encoded by the coding sequence GTGAAGATCCAGACGCCGCCGGGCATGCGCGATTTCTATCCGGCCGACATGCGGCTGCAGACCTGGCTGCTTGACCAGTGGCGGAGCGTCTCGCGCTGCTTTGGCTTCGAGGAGTACGAAGGGCCGATCTTCGAGTCGCTGGACTTGTACAAGATCAAGAGCGGCGAGGGAATTGTCAGCGAGCTGTTCAATTTCACCGACCGTGGCGAGCGGCAATTTGCCATCCGGCCGGAGATGACGCCGACGCTGGCGCGCATGGTGGCAGCCCGGGCCGGGGCGCTGCCGCGGCCGATCAAGTGGTTCAGCCTGCCGCGCATGTGCCGGGCGGAAAAGCCGCAGCGCGGGCGGCTGCGCGAGTTCTTTCAGTGGAACGTGGACACGATCGGCTCGGACGATCCGCTGTGCGACGCCGAAGTCATCGCCGCGGCGGTCGAATTCCTGCGGCGCTGCGGCCTGAGCGGCGATGACGTCGTCGTCGAGCTGAACAGCCGGCCGATCGCGGCCGCCCGTCTTGAAAGTCTAGGCGTCGCGGCAGGGGGGCTGACGCAGGCGTTTGACCTGCTGGATCGCCACGAGAAACTCGGGGCCGAGGAGTTCGCCCGGCAATGGAACGCGGCCTTCGCCGCCGGCGGGGCGCCGGTCGAGCGGATCGAGCCGGAGTTCCTGCGCGACGCCGCCCGGCCGATCGGAATTGAAGAGTTCGCTTCGGCGACCGAGGGCGACGAATCGCCGGGCAGCAGCGGCGAGTCTCTGGACGCCGCCCGACGCGCGTTTCGCGAACTGTGGGCGGGGCTGGGCCGGCTGGGCGTGGCCGAATACTGCCGGATCAGCCCCAAGCTGGCCCGCGGCCTGGCTTACTACACGGGGGCGGTCTTTGAAATCCGCGACCGGCGGCGGCGGTTTCGGGCGATCGCCGGCGGCGGACGCTATGACAGCCTGGTGAGCCTGTTGGGCGGGCCGCAGCTTTCCGGGGTCGGGTTCGGCATGGGCGATGCGGTCATCCTGGAGCTGCTTAAGGACCTGGGCAAGCTGCCGGAGCTGGCCGACCAACTCGACGTGTTTTTCATTGACGCGGATGAGTCGCTTTTCCCGACCGTTCTGGAGCTGGCGTCGCACGCCCGCCGGGCCGGCCTGCGGGCGGACTTTTCGCTGAAGCGTCAGGCGCTGGGCAAGCAGTTCAAGCAGGCAGACGGTCGCGGGGCGGCGCTCGCGGTGGTCGTGGGGTCGGAGTACGCCGAGGGGCGACTGACGGTGAAGCGGTTGAAGACGGGCGAGCAATGGTCGATGGCGGTGGAGCAGTTCCGCGACAACCCCAGAAGTGCGATGGGTCTGGCCGGCGGGCAACTGGCTACCTAG
- a CDS encoding Immunoglobulin I-set domain protein, whose translation MSRWSLRSRLPMCAAAVLLYAAAPPTRADVVIIGSLGNFDVHNETEGECNEFDIELEGPHPEDVYHTYHNGNYGAPTITPLPGNTGIRVVYAHPNHATARHAIEHFGVSLRAGNSITAQRFNWVPGGLNPPYPPPPPPPPPPPLAMPRITSEIFYLPTGPMLRETLTNVDTLQRPIWIIRKETGAAREVALEELMVNDPLIQGANQLDLEPERLLFGAPLVFEEDAPPPGELKSEVLVYEVYENRRVFSGGEWHDTPGPIFTTVMSAGVAQGAVCPEQYLPIINVPPQDYVALLDGAAFFSVDAADPFGGEITYQWRHEGLDIPGEHDATLGIDPVTIESAGAYECLVGNACGFTITQAGYLTALSPCSILDQPQPTVACVGGSAVFSVTVQGTQKEYFWRQRGAEIPLNDPHLVTWIAPDGLSSTLTIDNVLPGDAGSYDVMLAGDCDTTVSSVAMLQLDSLGPADMNCDCSVNVLDINAFVLALSSPAGYAAEFPTCPLANGDLDGNGAVDVLDINGFVAALGA comes from the coding sequence ATGTCAAGGTGGTCACTGAGATCGCGTCTACCGATGTGCGCGGCGGCAGTTCTGCTGTACGCGGCGGCGCCGCCAACGCGCGCCGACGTCGTTATCATCGGAAGCCTCGGCAATTTCGACGTGCACAATGAGACCGAGGGAGAATGCAACGAGTTCGATATCGAGCTGGAAGGCCCGCACCCCGAGGATGTCTACCACACCTACCATAACGGAAACTACGGCGCGCCGACGATCACGCCGCTCCCTGGAAATACCGGCATCCGTGTAGTCTACGCACATCCCAATCACGCAACCGCGCGCCACGCCATCGAGCACTTCGGCGTGTCGCTGCGCGCCGGCAACTCGATCACCGCGCAGCGCTTCAACTGGGTCCCCGGCGGCCTTAACCCGCCCTATCCGCCGCCGCCGCCCCCGCCCCCGCCGCCGCCGCTGGCCATGCCGCGAATCACCAGCGAAATCTTCTACCTGCCCACCGGCCCCATGCTGCGCGAGACGCTGACCAACGTCGACACCTTGCAGCGGCCGATCTGGATCATCCGCAAGGAAACCGGCGCCGCCCGCGAAGTCGCCCTCGAAGAACTGATGGTGAACGACCCGTTGATCCAGGGCGCCAACCAACTGGACCTCGAGCCTGAGCGGCTCCTCTTCGGAGCGCCGCTGGTCTTCGAGGAAGACGCCCCGCCGCCCGGCGAGCTGAAAAGCGAGGTCCTCGTTTACGAAGTCTACGAGAATCGCCGCGTCTTCAGCGGCGGCGAGTGGCACGACACGCCCGGCCCGATCTTTACCACGGTCATGAGCGCCGGGGTCGCGCAGGGCGCCGTCTGCCCGGAGCAGTATCTTCCCATCATCAACGTCCCGCCGCAGGACTATGTTGCACTTCTCGACGGCGCCGCCTTCTTCTCCGTCGACGCGGCCGATCCCTTCGGCGGCGAAATCACCTATCAGTGGCGGCACGAGGGACTGGACATCCCCGGCGAGCACGACGCGACGCTCGGCATTGATCCGGTCACGATCGAGAGCGCCGGCGCCTATGAATGCCTGGTCGGCAACGCCTGCGGCTTCACGATCACGCAGGCCGGGTACCTGACGGCCCTGTCCCCTTGCTCGATTCTCGACCAGCCGCAGCCGACCGTCGCCTGCGTCGGCGGCAGCGCCGTGTTCAGCGTCACCGTCCAGGGCACGCAAAAGGAGTACTTCTGGCGCCAGCGCGGCGCCGAAATTCCACTCAATGACCCGCATCTGGTCACCTGGATCGCGCCCGACGGGTTGAGCAGTACGCTCACCATCGACAACGTGCTGCCCGGCGACGCCGGCAGCTACGACGTCATGCTCGCCGGCGACTGCGATACGACGGTCAGCAGTGTCGCGATGCTGCAGCTCGATTCTCTCGGGCCGGCGGACATGAATTGCGACTGCTCCGTCAACGTGCTCGATATCAACGCATTCGTGCTGGCGCTCTCCAGCCCGGCTGGCTACGCGGCGGAGTTCCCGACTTGCCCGCTGGCCAACGGCGATCTCGACGGCAACGGCGCGGTCGACGTCCTCGACATCAATGGCTTCGTCGCCGCGCTCGGCGCGTGA
- the fixL_3 gene encoding Sensor protein FixL, giving the protein MAAWLCPTIGLIAAGWALWSGRRDLARLEDEIAARNRLKLASLADGLESYLTHIGITLRTIASAPGVRQMRADSRDYIDEIYQQNHARHRLAEVYVIQSDFDGQRRPFMTFEHEESAASLSEIHSLDREAVEYAVQREQIRRFAADPAATEDVSPPVMLCVGQPGIIYSVPIRDGPVLRGIVAGMIPSQTLAHLLETGDATESAVLLDSASNVVVRLRAGEEMLAQVAAAVAARGAGEPGARTVAGWMMLTARVRPADGAPWRLAFVYDLAAQLGPLGVNTALPGLSIAATVALLGLIAGILFRTTRALLLTRHEALSRAEELSHVARVTSISELATGLAHEINQPLTAIVTYAEACRVRASVERQLPDDTREDLDAIANEAQRATAIVDRVRRFLKKRPPERAIEDPHRLVRDSVALLAPVLRETRVEVRFDFAGGAPRIRADAVQVMQVLVNLLRNAVEAIERGAAATRLVQIRTRTVDGQFECAIEDSGPPVDDQHFRRLFTLFHSTKPGGLGMGLRISRTIAESHGGRLWAVRRTGGGLTLRFTLPLEPGAGRDGA; this is encoded by the coding sequence GTGGCGGCCTGGCTTTGCCCGACGATCGGACTGATCGCGGCCGGCTGGGCGCTGTGGAGCGGACGGCGTGACCTGGCGCGGCTGGAGGACGAGATCGCGGCGCGAAATCGCCTGAAGCTCGCGTCTCTGGCCGACGGACTGGAGAGCTACCTGACGCACATCGGAATCACGCTGCGAACGATCGCGTCCGCCCCCGGCGTGCGGCAGATGCGCGCCGACTCGCGCGACTATATCGATGAAATCTACCAGCAGAACCACGCCCGGCATCGATTGGCCGAGGTTTACGTGATCCAGAGCGACTTCGACGGGCAGCGCCGCCCGTTCATGACGTTTGAGCACGAGGAGAGCGCCGCCTCGCTGAGCGAAATCCACAGCCTCGATCGCGAGGCGGTCGAGTACGCCGTTCAGCGTGAGCAGATCCGCCGCTTCGCCGCCGACCCGGCCGCGACCGAAGACGTGAGTCCGCCGGTGATGCTGTGCGTCGGTCAGCCGGGCATCATCTATTCGGTCCCCATCCGCGACGGCCCGGTGCTGCGCGGCATCGTGGCGGGCATGATCCCCTCGCAGACCTTGGCGCACCTGCTTGAAACCGGTGATGCGACCGAGTCGGCCGTGTTGCTGGATTCGGCGTCGAACGTCGTGGTGCGGCTGCGCGCCGGAGAGGAAATGCTGGCCCAGGTTGCGGCGGCGGTCGCGGCGCGCGGCGCCGGCGAGCCGGGTGCGCGGACCGTCGCCGGATGGATGATGCTGACGGCGCGCGTCCGGCCGGCCGACGGCGCGCCATGGCGCCTCGCGTTCGTGTACGATCTGGCGGCGCAGCTCGGGCCGCTGGGCGTGAACACGGCCTTGCCGGGGTTGAGCATCGCGGCGACCGTGGCGCTGCTGGGGCTGATCGCCGGCATCCTGTTCCGCACCACCCGCGCCCTGCTGCTCACGCGGCACGAAGCGCTGAGTCGTGCCGAGGAGCTCTCGCACGTGGCGCGCGTCACCTCGATCAGCGAACTGGCGACCGGGCTGGCGCATGAGATCAACCAGCCGCTCACGGCCATCGTGACGTACGCCGAGGCATGCCGTGTGCGGGCCTCGGTCGAGCGTCAGCTCCCGGATGACACGCGCGAGGACCTCGACGCCATCGCGAACGAGGCGCAGCGCGCGACCGCCATCGTGGACCGCGTGCGGCGCTTTCTGAAAAAGCGCCCGCCGGAGCGAGCGATTGAGGATCCGCATCGGCTGGTGCGTGATTCGGTCGCCCTGCTGGCCCCCGTATTGCGTGAAACGCGGGTGGAGGTCCGGTTCGATTTTGCAGGCGGCGCCCCACGGATTCGAGCCGATGCGGTCCAGGTGATGCAGGTCCTGGTCAACCTGCTGCGGAATGCGGTCGAGGCCATCGAGCGCGGCGCCGCCGCCACGCGCCTGGTCCAGATCCGCACCCGTACGGTGGATGGACAATTCGAATGCGCGATCGAAGACTCCGGGCCGCCGGTCGACGATCAGCACTTTCGCCGCCTGTTTACGCTCTTTCACAGCACCAAGCCGGGCGGCCTGGGAATGGGCCTGCGGATCAGCCGCACGATCGCCGAGTCTCACGGCGGGCGGTTGTGGGCCGTGCGCCGCACGGGCGGCGGTCTCACGCTGCGTTTCACGCTTCCCCTTGAGCCAGGAGCCGGCCGCGATGGCGCATGA